The Algoriphagus sanaruensis genome window below encodes:
- the ychF gene encoding redox-regulated ATPase YchF, protein MALQCGIVGLPNVGKSTLFNALSSAKAEAANFPFCTIEPNVGVVSVPDKRLQILEGLVNPQRVVPTIIEFVDIAGLVKGASKGEGLGNKFLANIREVDAIIHVIRCFDDNNIVHVAGGVDPIFDKEVIDTELQLKDLESIDKKISRIEKIAKSGDAKAKRELEVLNQFKTGLQSGLNARAIEVDKEDLEAVRDLHLLTIKPVLYVANVDESSILTGNQYVDQLKEKVKEENAEVIVLCAAIESQIAEFEDADEKAMFLGEYGLDESGLNKLISGAYSLLNLITYFTAGVQEVRAWTIRRGWKAPQAAGVIHTDFERGFIKAEVIKISDYQNFKTEAGCRENGKIAIEGKEYVVQDGDIMHFRFNV, encoded by the coding sequence ATGGCATTACAATGTGGCATTGTGGGTCTTCCAAACGTTGGGAAATCCACATTGTTTAATGCGCTTTCTAGCGCAAAAGCAGAGGCAGCAAACTTTCCATTTTGTACGATTGAACCTAATGTCGGTGTGGTTTCCGTCCCTGATAAACGCCTTCAAATCCTAGAGGGATTGGTTAATCCACAGCGAGTTGTACCTACGATTATTGAATTTGTAGATATTGCAGGCCTCGTTAAAGGAGCTTCAAAAGGTGAAGGACTGGGAAATAAATTCTTAGCCAATATTCGTGAAGTGGATGCCATAATCCATGTAATCAGATGCTTTGATGACAATAATATCGTACACGTGGCGGGTGGTGTTGATCCAATTTTTGACAAAGAAGTAATTGACACCGAGCTTCAACTCAAGGACTTAGAATCGATTGATAAAAAAATCTCCAGAATCGAGAAAATTGCGAAATCTGGAGATGCAAAGGCCAAGCGTGAACTGGAAGTTCTTAACCAATTCAAAACTGGTCTTCAATCAGGATTAAATGCACGAGCTATTGAGGTTGACAAAGAAGATTTGGAAGCAGTACGAGACCTACATCTACTCACCATCAAGCCCGTACTTTATGTAGCAAACGTAGATGAAAGTAGCATACTTACCGGAAATCAATACGTAGACCAACTTAAAGAAAAAGTAAAGGAGGAAAACGCAGAGGTGATCGTACTATGTGCAGCCATCGAATCTCAAATTGCTGAATTTGAAGATGCTGATGAAAAGGCAATGTTCCTGGGTGAATATGGCTTGGATGAAAGCGGACTAAACAAGCTGATTTCAGGTGCCTATTCTTTGCTTAACCTCATCACCTATTTCACCGCCGGAGTCCAAGAAGTACGTGCGTGGACTATTCGCAGAGGATGGAAAGCTCCTCAAGCAGCAGGCGTAATCCATACTGATTTTGAACGTGGATTTATCAAGGCAGAGGTAATTAAGATCAGTGATTATCAAAACTTCAAAACTGAGGCCGGCTGTAGAGAAAATGGAAAAATTGCAATTGAAGGGAAAGAATATGTCGTGCAAGACGGCGATATCATGCATTTCCGATTCAATGTTTGA
- a CDS encoding TIGR00366 family protein: MAFLTKKRWIESITPFGLVLLLTLMAFLAAIFNQSGAMEIPKAIGKTIELWFDGFFSLLGFTLQMMMILTLGYSLALFEPVNRFLVRLASKPSNFMQGLLLVALVTMVAGLFNWGFGLIIGAILAKTVQKTFQNKGIPSNPGLLAAAGYLGMAIWHGGLSASAPLAVADQNHFLVQTTGVISVEETLFSGKNFVISGGLFLVFVLTTLLLNKISSKQDEKVEGVPFHPISPGKEDRYGYYAGIFLILVLVGITFLSEKGIIQKFSLNWVIFLLLGLTLFFYKSSERMIVSVGHGLKASSEIFLQFPFYAGILGLLGGSGIIRLISEYLINNTSESTFPAVAFISAAGVNLLIPSGGGQWAIQGEVLLLTAKDLGMNLGEIVLAFAYGDQISNLLQPFWALPLLSITGVPIRKIFPYTFVYFLAGFGYLFLMMFVLF, from the coding sequence ATGGCATTTCTCACTAAAAAAAGATGGATTGAAAGTATTACTCCATTCGGTTTAGTTTTACTACTGACTTTAATGGCATTTCTGGCGGCAATATTTAATCAATCAGGAGCCATGGAAATACCCAAAGCGATTGGAAAAACGATTGAGCTTTGGTTTGATGGTTTTTTTAGTTTATTGGGATTTACCCTACAAATGATGATGATTCTGACTTTGGGGTATTCCTTAGCGCTATTTGAGCCAGTCAATAGATTTTTAGTAAGATTGGCTTCAAAGCCTTCTAATTTCATGCAGGGACTTTTGTTGGTGGCATTGGTCACCATGGTGGCTGGTTTATTTAATTGGGGCTTTGGCTTAATCATAGGAGCAATTCTGGCTAAAACGGTCCAGAAAACTTTTCAAAACAAAGGCATTCCTTCAAATCCCGGATTGTTGGCAGCAGCAGGTTATCTAGGTATGGCGATTTGGCATGGAGGTCTATCAGCTTCAGCGCCTTTAGCTGTAGCCGATCAAAACCACTTTTTGGTTCAGACTACAGGGGTAATTTCTGTGGAAGAAACCCTTTTCTCCGGTAAAAATTTTGTGATTTCAGGAGGACTTTTTCTTGTTTTTGTGCTGACTACCCTGCTATTAAATAAGATTTCGTCCAAGCAAGATGAAAAAGTGGAAGGTGTCCCATTTCATCCAATCAGTCCAGGAAAAGAAGATAGGTATGGATACTATGCAGGGATTTTCTTAATCCTTGTTTTGGTTGGAATTACATTTTTATCTGAAAAAGGGATCATTCAAAAATTCTCCTTGAATTGGGTTATTTTCCTTTTGTTAGGATTGACTCTCTTTTTTTATAAAAGTTCAGAAAGAATGATTGTTTCAGTAGGTCATGGATTAAAAGCTTCTTCAGAAATCTTTCTTCAATTCCCGTTTTACGCGGGCATACTTGGACTTTTGGGTGGTTCAGGAATAATTCGATTGATCTCAGAATATTTAATCAATAATACAAGTGAATCCACTTTTCCTGCGGTGGCATTTATTTCAGCCGCTGGAGTCAATTTACTAATCCCCTCTGGAGGTGGACAGTGGGCTATCCAAGGGGAAGTATTGCTTTTGACTGCCAAGGACCTTGGGATGAATTTGGGTGAAATTGTTTTGGCCTTTGCCTATGGGGATCAGATTAGTAATTTACTCCAGCCATTCTGGGCGTTGCCATTATTATCCATTACTGGTGTGCCAATTCGAAAAATATTCCCTTACACCTTCGTGTATTTCTTAGCAGGGTTTGGATACCTTTTTCTTATGATGTTTGTTCTTTTCTAA
- a CDS encoding aconitate hydratase — protein sequence MAFDIEMIKEVYARIPERLEAARKIVGRPLTLTEKILYAHLTEGPASQVYGRGKSYVDFQPDRVAMQDATAQMALLQFMQAGKDKVAVPSTVHCDHLIQAEVGADKDLSKAKDKNKEVYDFLASVSNKYGIGFWKPGAGIIHQVVLENYAFPGGMMIGTDSHTPNAGGLGMIAIGVGGADACDVMAGLPWELKFPKLIGVKLTGKMSGWTSAKDVILKVAGILTVKGGTGYIVEYFGEGARSLSATGKGTICNMGAEIGATTSIFGYDEKSAAYLKGTGRADIAEMADAIAAHLTGDEEVYADPSSYFDQVIEINLSELEPHVNGPFTPDLAWPLSKFAAAVKENGWPAKLDVGLIGSCTNSSYEDISRAASLAQQAVDKKLVAKSEFTITPGSEQVRFTVERDGFLSVFDKMGGVVLANACGPCIGQWARHGAEKQEKNSIITSFNRNFAKRADGNPNTHAFVASPEVVTALAIAGDLTFNPMTDTLTNSEGQQVKLDEPKGLELPEKGFAVEDAGYQAPAEDGSKVNVLVDPKSDRLQLLDSFAAWEGTDLKGLKLLIKAKGKCTTDHISMAGPWLKYRGHLDNISNNMLIGAVNAFNDATNSVKNQLTGGYGEVPATQRAYKAAGIGSIVVGDENYGEGSSREHAAMEPRFLGVRAILVKSFARIHETNLKKQGMLALTFANPADYDLIQEDDSFDILGITEFAPGKPLQIVLNHADGTSHTITANHTYNEGQIEWFKAGSALNLIKAAAK from the coding sequence ATGGCTTTTGATATCGAGATGATCAAGGAGGTTTACGCCCGAATTCCTGAGCGCCTAGAAGCGGCTAGGAAAATAGTAGGTCGTCCACTTACCTTGACTGAGAAAATTCTTTACGCACATTTAACCGAAGGTCCTGCTTCTCAGGTATATGGAAGAGGAAAGTCCTATGTGGATTTTCAGCCGGATCGTGTGGCTATGCAAGATGCAACTGCACAAATGGCGCTACTTCAATTTATGCAAGCGGGAAAAGATAAAGTTGCTGTTCCCTCTACTGTACATTGCGATCACTTGATCCAAGCAGAAGTAGGTGCTGACAAGGATTTGTCCAAAGCAAAAGATAAAAACAAAGAGGTATATGATTTTCTTGCCTCTGTTTCCAATAAATACGGAATTGGTTTTTGGAAACCAGGTGCGGGTATTATTCACCAGGTCGTTTTGGAAAACTATGCGTTTCCAGGCGGAATGATGATTGGAACAGATTCCCACACGCCCAATGCTGGTGGTCTAGGCATGATTGCAATCGGTGTAGGTGGAGCTGATGCCTGCGACGTAATGGCAGGATTGCCTTGGGAATTGAAATTTCCAAAGCTTATCGGTGTAAAGCTTACAGGAAAAATGTCTGGTTGGACTTCTGCAAAAGACGTTATTCTTAAAGTGGCTGGAATTCTTACAGTTAAAGGTGGTACTGGTTATATTGTTGAATATTTTGGGGAAGGTGCACGTTCGCTTTCAGCAACCGGTAAGGGCACTATTTGTAACATGGGTGCTGAGATCGGAGCTACTACTTCCATTTTTGGATATGATGAAAAATCAGCTGCCTATCTGAAAGGAACTGGCAGAGCTGATATCGCAGAAATGGCAGATGCTATTGCAGCTCATTTGACAGGTGATGAGGAGGTATATGCAGATCCTTCATCTTACTTTGATCAAGTCATCGAAATCAATCTTTCCGAATTGGAGCCTCATGTCAATGGACCATTTACTCCAGATTTGGCTTGGCCTCTTTCCAAATTTGCTGCTGCTGTTAAAGAAAATGGTTGGCCAGCAAAATTGGATGTTGGTTTGATCGGTTCTTGTACCAACTCTTCATACGAAGATATTTCCAGAGCAGCTTCTTTGGCTCAGCAAGCTGTAGACAAAAAGCTAGTTGCTAAGTCAGAGTTTACCATTACTCCAGGTTCTGAGCAAGTTCGCTTTACAGTGGAGCGCGATGGATTCTTGAGTGTTTTTGATAAAATGGGTGGCGTAGTATTGGCAAATGCTTGCGGACCTTGTATTGGTCAGTGGGCTCGTCATGGTGCTGAAAAGCAAGAGAAGAACTCCATCATTACTTCATTTAATAGAAACTTTGCAAAACGTGCTGACGGTAACCCGAATACTCACGCGTTTGTAGCTTCTCCAGAAGTGGTGACTGCATTGGCTATTGCCGGTGATTTGACATTCAATCCTATGACTGACACCTTGACTAATTCGGAAGGTCAGCAAGTGAAATTGGATGAGCCAAAAGGACTCGAACTTCCTGAAAAAGGTTTTGCAGTAGAAGATGCCGGTTATCAAGCACCTGCTGAAGATGGTTCAAAGGTGAATGTATTGGTTGATCCTAAATCTGATAGACTTCAACTTTTGGATTCTTTTGCTGCGTGGGAAGGTACAGATCTTAAAGGATTGAAACTTTTGATCAAAGCCAAAGGAAAATGTACAACTGACCATATTTCTATGGCAGGTCCTTGGTTGAAATATCGAGGTCATTTGGATAACATCTCCAACAACATGTTGATTGGAGCAGTAAATGCATTTAATGATGCTACCAATTCTGTCAAAAATCAATTGACTGGTGGATATGGAGAGGTTCCAGCCACTCAACGAGCATATAAAGCTGCAGGTATTGGATCTATAGTAGTAGGAGACGAAAACTATGGTGAAGGTTCTTCTCGTGAGCATGCTGCAATGGAACCTAGATTCCTTGGAGTAAGAGCTATTTTGGTGAAGTCATTTGCCAGAATTCACGAAACCAATTTGAAGAAGCAAGGAATGCTTGCTTTGACATTTGCAAATCCGGCTGATTACGATTTGATTCAGGAAGATGATTCTTTTGATATCTTAGGAATAACAGAATTTGCTCCAGGCAAACCGCTTCAAATTGTACTTAACCACGCGGATGGTACCTCGCATACTATTACTGCGAATCATACCTACAATGAAGGACAGATTGAATGGTTTAAAGCTGGCTCTGCATTAAATCTAATTAAAGCAGCAGCAAAATAA
- a CDS encoding 4Fe-4S dicluster domain-containing protein — protein MAIMITDECINCGACEPECPNTAIYEGGVEWTWGGGTNLKEVTLEDGTVVSGSEKQDPVSDEFYYIVTAKCTECNGFHEEPQCAAVCPVDCCVDDPDHRETEDELLAKKAFLHGE, from the coding sequence ATGGCAATCATGATCACAGACGAATGCATCAATTGCGGTGCATGCGAACCTGAATGTCCAAATACAGCAATCTATGAAGGTGGAGTCGAATGGACTTGGGGTGGTGGAACCAACCTTAAAGAAGTGACTCTAGAAGACGGAACTGTGGTAAGCGGAAGCGAAAAGCAAGACCCTGTTTCTGACGAATTTTATTACATCGTGACTGCAAAGTGTACGGAATGTAACGGCTTTCATGAAGAGCCTCAGTGTGCTGCAGTATGCCCAGTTGACTGCTGTGTCGATGATCCAGATCATCGTGAAACAGAGGATGAATTACTGGCCAAAAAAGCATTTTTACATGGAGAATAA
- a CDS encoding acyl-CoA reductase has product MNHSMSISERVQAFVSLGNSIQNLKDEERETLLRRIENSNNWFTSRSVDEALAGIRILTHEEYLNQWVSKYSFSHLEPRKQVGILMAGNIPGVGFHDLMVVLLSGNDAHVKMSSGDAILMNWIIGKLIEVQPLFSDRIVVQEMLKGKQAYIATGSDNSSRYFDYYFGKYPSVIRANRTSVAILEGGESIQELQNLGKDIFLYFGLGCRNVSKVYVKNESQLTQLLDALEVFSWVKDHHKYLNNYEYNKSIYLVNKEHHLDNGFLLLKESKELVSPIGVLYYEFYTDLEELEERLGSIQHKIQCILTRDGKGDKIQFGMAQQPKPWDYADQVDTMDFLLSLA; this is encoded by the coding sequence ATGAATCATTCAATGTCAATTTCTGAACGAGTCCAGGCCTTTGTGTCATTAGGTAATTCAATTCAAAACCTTAAAGATGAGGAGAGAGAGACTTTATTGCGGAGGATTGAAAACTCAAATAATTGGTTTACCTCCCGTTCGGTGGATGAGGCGTTGGCTGGAATTAGGATTCTAACCCATGAGGAATATTTAAACCAGTGGGTCTCCAAATATTCTTTTTCTCATCTAGAACCAAGAAAGCAAGTTGGAATTTTGATGGCTGGAAATATTCCAGGAGTAGGTTTCCATGATTTGATGGTTGTATTGCTTTCTGGAAATGATGCTCATGTAAAGATGAGTTCTGGTGATGCTATCTTGATGAATTGGATCATCGGAAAATTGATCGAGGTCCAGCCTTTATTTTCGGATCGAATCGTTGTGCAAGAAATGCTGAAAGGCAAGCAGGCTTATATCGCTACGGGTAGTGATAACTCATCTCGTTATTTTGACTACTACTTTGGAAAATATCCAAGTGTGATCCGAGCAAATAGAACCTCAGTTGCTATACTGGAAGGCGGGGAATCAATTCAGGAACTTCAGAATCTTGGAAAAGATATCTTTCTTTATTTTGGATTAGGCTGTAGAAATGTATCCAAAGTTTATGTTAAGAATGAATCCCAATTAACTCAGCTTTTGGATGCCTTAGAAGTATTTTCATGGGTGAAAGACCACCATAAATACCTCAATAATTATGAATACAATAAATCCATTTATCTAGTAAATAAAGAACATCACTTAGACAATGGCTTTCTATTGCTCAAAGAAAGTAAGGAGTTGGTCTCTCCAATTGGAGTACTTTATTATGAGTTTTATACTGATTTAGAGGAACTGGAGGAGCGTTTAGGTTCCATTCAACATAAAATCCAATGTATTTTGACCCGTGATGGTAAAGGAGATAAAATCCAATTCGGAATGGCACAACAGCCTAAACCATGGGATTATGCAGATCAAGTGGATACGATGGATTTTCTACTTTCTTTAGCCTAA
- a CDS encoding histidine kinase N-terminal 7TM domain-containing protein, with product MDFVINSYSLVLFISSLIVYGLSSYILFKVDDALRWIAFTMMSFSFWGFFYGMELTSQTMEQMLIWSKVQYLGLVFAPACWLVFTLKYAGIDDGKGKFIQNSIFILPIVTYILVLSNSWHHLHYKNTWVIQDGPFPILGIEKGPWYLVQIAYAYAYYAIGTYVLWKNFKSANLHFKTLTKILIIAGFLPLFVNILYQLAWFKPFEGLDFTPYAFLFTYSLLGIAIIRFNFLNIWPIARDKILEVMSRGVLVFDHRNILVDFNKAARDYFTEPEYIVLGQSAEKVFTNSPHLLDLVNRKENEKFQNKIRVKDFEKTYELESVKLLNSQSLITGTLIFIDDITHDVLTQETLQQQAQELKQLNELKDKYFSIISHDLKGPVFGVKELIYLTTTGIISEKEFLEMLPEVSKNMEHVAILLENLLAWTSSQLRGEYIQIQRLDLNRIIQNQKSLLDRIAKDKNIEIVLQTQKEITINGDRNMMDLIFRNLISNAIKFSNPNSKVEISCMLDQDLIQIKIKDYGVGIPEENLIKLNNGVSFSTRGQSNESGTGLGMLMVKEYIQKNNGSLQIFSKQGEGSEFIVSFPLAKDED from the coding sequence ATGGATTTTGTAATTAATTCATATTCTTTAGTCCTATTTATTTCCAGTCTGATAGTCTATGGCTTGTCTTCTTATATTTTATTTAAGGTAGATGATGCTTTACGGTGGATTGCTTTCACCATGATGTCTTTCTCGTTTTGGGGATTTTTTTATGGCATGGAACTGACCAGTCAGACCATGGAGCAGATGCTGATTTGGAGTAAGGTTCAGTACCTAGGTCTGGTATTTGCCCCCGCATGCTGGTTGGTTTTTACGTTAAAATATGCTGGTATTGACGATGGAAAAGGGAAATTCATTCAAAATAGTATTTTCATACTTCCAATAGTAACCTACATTCTAGTACTTAGCAATAGTTGGCATCACTTACACTATAAAAACACTTGGGTCATTCAAGATGGACCTTTTCCAATTTTAGGAATAGAAAAAGGCCCTTGGTATTTGGTTCAAATCGCCTATGCCTATGCTTATTATGCGATTGGTACTTATGTACTTTGGAAAAACTTTAAATCAGCCAACCTCCATTTCAAAACCTTAACGAAAATCCTGATCATTGCAGGATTCCTTCCACTCTTTGTCAATATCCTTTATCAATTAGCTTGGTTTAAACCTTTTGAAGGGTTAGACTTTACTCCTTATGCCTTTTTGTTCACCTATTCATTATTAGGAATTGCAATCATTCGATTCAATTTTCTAAACATTTGGCCGATCGCAAGGGACAAAATCTTGGAGGTAATGAGTAGAGGTGTTTTGGTGTTTGATCATCGAAATATTCTAGTTGATTTCAACAAGGCTGCTCGGGATTACTTCACTGAACCCGAATATATTGTACTTGGTCAAAGTGCTGAAAAAGTGTTCACTAACTCTCCTCACCTACTTGACCTTGTCAATCGGAAAGAAAATGAAAAATTTCAAAATAAAATCAGGGTTAAAGATTTTGAAAAGACCTACGAATTAGAGTCCGTGAAGCTTTTGAATTCCCAATCCTTAATAACGGGAACCTTGATTTTCATTGATGATATTACGCATGATGTTTTAACCCAAGAGACTTTACAGCAGCAAGCACAGGAACTCAAGCAACTTAATGAACTGAAAGACAAATACTTCAGCATTATTTCTCATGATTTAAAGGGACCTGTTTTTGGAGTCAAAGAATTGATCTATTTAACTACTACAGGAATTATTTCTGAGAAGGAATTTTTGGAGATGCTTCCAGAGGTTTCTAAAAACATGGAGCATGTTGCCATTTTATTGGAAAACCTATTGGCCTGGACAAGTAGTCAACTTCGAGGAGAATACATTCAGATCCAGCGTCTAGATTTAAATCGAATTATTCAAAATCAAAAAAGTCTCCTAGATCGAATTGCCAAAGACAAAAACATTGAAATAGTCCTTCAGACCCAAAAAGAAATTACCATAAACGGGGATAGAAATATGATGGATTTAATTTTTAGAAATCTAATTTCAAATGCCATCAAGTTTTCCAATCCAAATTCAAAGGTGGAAATTTCCTGTATGCTTGACCAAGACCTCATTCAAATCAAAATCAAGGATTATGGAGTGGGGATTCCCGAAGAAAATCTAATTAAGCTGAACAATGGCGTTTCATTCTCTACAAGAGGTCAGAGTAATGAAAGCGGCACTGGATTGGGGATGCTTATGGTCAAAGAATACATTCAAAAGAACAATGGCTCTCTTCAAATTTTTTCTAAGCAAGGAGAAGGATCCGAATTTATTGTTTCTTTTCCTTTAGCAAAGGATGAAGATTAG
- a CDS encoding DUF3276 family protein, translating to MEDHRGYDREEIFSKKVKAGKRTYFFDIKSTRGNDYYLTITESKRRMNGDNFSYEKHKIFLYKEDFFKFVQALNEAVDHIKNDLMPEVDFQQFENEDSENELNDELRWE from the coding sequence GTGGAAGATCATCGAGGGTACGATAGAGAGGAGATATTCTCTAAAAAAGTAAAAGCAGGTAAACGGACTTATTTTTTTGACATCAAATCCACCAGAGGAAACGATTACTACCTGACTATTACAGAAAGTAAAAGAAGAATGAATGGAGATAACTTCTCCTATGAAAAGCACAAAATATTTCTTTACAAAGAAGACTTCTTCAAATTCGTACAGGCTCTAAATGAGGCTGTAGACCATATTAAAAATGATTTAATGCCTGAAGTTGATTTTCAGCAATTTGAAAATGAAGATTCAGAAAATGAATTAAATGACGAGTTACGCTGGGAATAA
- a CDS encoding AI-2E family transporter, giving the protein MQRFFVYLALFLVVFLAIGWYFSNIALYFVISLILAALLRPLTNRINEFHLVGQHTPRWIAILLSYAAIILLTFSLGLLFFPLIKEQISVLSQLNVETIYYQIQQPVTQFENFLLKFQLIDQKPGELFSQLQNSVLEAIKRFDVGGFISGIIGLTGSVLVGTLAVAFITFFLLLENGLLRRNILNLIPNSYFELSVATFTKVEKLLSNYLSGLLIQVLAIFSMAALGLSIVQVPYALTIALFAAIANLIPYAGPILGTVFGIIVGISTGTFASDQEYTYFLVKVLSVFAAVQLTDNVLLQPMIFSKSVKAHPLEIFVIIFAGAKIAGIVGMIFAIPVYTIFRVLIMEFYKGYKSYRIFKIKATN; this is encoded by the coding sequence ATGCAGCGGTTCTTTGTTTATCTGGCTCTTTTTTTAGTTGTGTTTCTGGCTATAGGATGGTATTTCTCAAATATCGCCCTGTATTTTGTCATTTCGTTGATTTTGGCAGCATTACTTCGACCTCTTACCAATCGAATCAACGAATTTCACCTTGTAGGTCAACATACTCCCCGCTGGATAGCTATCCTCCTCTCCTATGCAGCAATTATTCTTTTAACCTTCAGTTTGGGGCTTCTTTTCTTCCCCTTAATAAAAGAACAAATATCCGTTTTGAGTCAATTGAATGTAGAGACGATATACTATCAGATCCAGCAGCCTGTGACTCAGTTCGAGAATTTTTTATTGAAGTTTCAGCTCATCGACCAAAAACCAGGTGAGTTGTTTTCCCAGTTACAAAACTCCGTCCTTGAAGCGATAAAGAGATTTGATGTAGGAGGATTTATCAGCGGGATTATTGGTTTAACAGGAAGTGTTTTGGTAGGAACTTTGGCAGTTGCATTTATTACTTTTTTTCTACTGCTCGAAAATGGACTCCTACGGAGAAATATTTTAAACCTTATTCCAAATTCATACTTCGAACTGTCAGTTGCCACATTTACTAAAGTCGAAAAACTTTTATCCAATTACTTGTCCGGATTGCTAATTCAGGTTTTAGCTATTTTTTCTATGGCAGCTTTAGGTTTATCAATAGTCCAAGTTCCTTATGCCTTGACTATTGCGCTTTTTGCAGCAATTGCCAATTTGATCCCATATGCTGGACCAATTTTAGGTACCGTATTTGGAATCATCGTGGGCATTTCAACAGGAACATTTGCCAGCGATCAAGAATACACCTACTTCTTGGTTAAAGTACTTTCAGTTTTTGCTGCCGTCCAATTGACGGACAATGTCCTGCTCCAGCCGATGATTTTCTCCAAATCAGTAAAAGCACATCCCCTTGAAATATTTGTTATTATCTTTGCCGGTGCAAAAATCGCCGGCATTGTGGGGATGATTTTTGCTATTCCTGTTTACACCATTTTCCGTGTTTTGATAATGGAGTTTTACAAGGGATACAAGTCTTATCGAATCTTTAAAATTAAAGCAACAAATTAA
- the cas6 gene encoding CRISPR-associated endoribonuclease Cas6, with protein sequence MRVRLIFSLKNKGSYLPFHHQYLLAQFLKGLIVKGGREEFYNYNFFNFSGLKGQTKVSRSGLHYYSSLVTLVLSSHDEDFMDYLLEQVFATPKIELGNLILSPEYTELETEPELETANKFVCISPLVLITPAFNEEIGKRFISPDSDEFSDLLYESTLTRMERSGWYTPEQLESFYKFQVVPDMVYVNKLKEQQKKFARIYAVYDMDVKYEVRGYTLPFTLYAAPEVQDFVFKCGLGAFTHKGFGMLDLANHPSGNRTTTYKFKREGFIPYKPTDRVRENVAPAEEDEQDENSMEF encoded by the coding sequence GTGAGAGTTAGACTAATATTTTCACTAAAAAACAAAGGCTCTTATTTGCCTTTCCACCATCAGTACCTGTTGGCACAATTCTTAAAAGGTCTTATTGTCAAAGGAGGGCGTGAGGAGTTTTACAATTACAATTTCTTCAATTTCTCTGGTTTGAAAGGCCAGACGAAAGTGAGCAGAAGCGGATTGCACTATTATTCGAGTTTGGTAACCTTGGTTCTTTCATCTCACGATGAAGATTTCATGGATTATTTACTTGAACAAGTGTTTGCCACTCCTAAAATTGAATTGGGAAATCTAATCTTGTCTCCAGAATATACTGAACTGGAAACAGAGCCTGAGTTAGAAACTGCAAACAAATTTGTTTGTATTTCACCATTGGTATTGATCACCCCAGCATTCAATGAAGAGATTGGAAAACGATTCATTAGCCCGGATAGTGATGAATTCTCCGATTTATTATATGAATCTACCCTGACCCGTATGGAGCGTTCTGGTTGGTATACCCCCGAGCAACTAGAATCGTTCTACAAATTCCAGGTAGTTCCTGATATGGTTTATGTCAACAAGCTTAAAGAACAGCAAAAGAAATTTGCTCGTATTTATGCGGTTTATGACATGGATGTGAAATATGAAGTAAGAGGTTATACGCTTCCCTTCACCTTATATGCCGCACCTGAAGTACAAGACTTTGTTTTCAAGTGTGGACTTGGTGCATTCACCCATAAAGGATTTGGAATGCTAGATCTAGCGAACCATCCGTCTGGAAATCGTACTACAACTTATAAATTCAAAAGAGAAGGATTTATTCCTTACAAGCCTACCGATAGAGTTAGAGAAAATGTAGCTCCAGCCGAAGAGGATGAACAGGATGAAAATTCAATGGAATTTTAA